From the genome of Phaeodactylum tricornutum CCAP 1055/1 chromosome 13, whole genome shotgun sequence, one region includes:
- a CDS encoding predicted protein, protein MAATTIATKGASRQGSNFQWAFMMIALFLVGTMVLQIQQIPFETAGDALSQSKFAFLHPNQQESPVALPYEQRVSSPVINDDSPPYHVVFSTSCSAQQHWESMVFFYHAMRVGQRGTVTRIASGCSEEESQSLKTFHERYIQPMSPNFFVHFTPDYSRLRLSGGKDAYKYMNKPYGLRHWMEHALGMRTNQTNSAAVEDGIVFLMDPDMILLRPIVHDFSDVNNHLWVENEPLTKVVRHGFPIAQQDGYLNNEWMKLNFSYIVNRPEGAFVSRPALEDGPRLWNTGPPYLATVKDMYQIAVTWTEYAPRVLDVYPKLFAEMYGFIIATVQLKLPHTLLKSIVVSTTTAALSDAVVDQPIVDRCYRNREGWPLVDAIPDDQICDPSTTANMPIGLHYCKRYILERNFFSKYRLRKNIMDCDKPLLQPPPTDMVVRKIDWGIWPPRADLSDRNIYNEERSKIRSKPKREAFMLCNLVRSINEALRYHKELACDGNANWNEVYNLYDDPARH, encoded by the exons ATGGCAGCCACGACGATTGCGACAAAAGGAGCGTCGCGACAAGGCTCCAACTTTCAGTGGGCGTTCATGATGATTGCGTTGTTTTTGGTCGGTACCATGGTATTGCAAATTCAGCAAATTCCGTTCGAAACCGCAGGCGACGCCTTGTCCCAGTCCAAGTTCGCGTTTTTGCACCCCAATCAACAAGAATCCCCCGTAGCTCTGCCGTACGAACAGCGAGTTTCGAGTCCCGTGATTAACGATGATTCTCCGCCGTATCACGTAGTCTTCAGTACCAGTTGTTCCGCTCAACAGCACTGGGAATCCATGGTCTTTTTCTATCACGCCATGCGGGTAGGACAGCGCGGCACCGTGACGCGCATTGCGAGCGGTTGTTCCGAAGAGGAAAGCCAAAGTCTCAAAACCTTCCACGAACGGTACATTCAACCCATGTCCCCTAATTTCTTCGTGCACTTTACGCCCGATTATTCCCGACTTCGTCTTTCCGGAGGGAAAGACGCCTACAAGTACATGAACAAGCCCTACGGCCTGCGCCACTGGATGGAACACGCGTTGGGGATGCGCACCAATCAAACCAATTCCGCCGCGGTCGAGGATGGTATCGTCTTTCTCATGGATCCGGATATGATACTGTTACGGCCGATCGTGCACGACTTTTCGGACGTCAACAATCACCTTTGGGTGGAAAATGAACCCCTTACCAAGGTTGTGAGGCACGGCTTTCCCATTGCTCAGCAAGACGGTTACTTGAATAACGAATGGATGAAGCTCAACTTTTCGTACATAGTGAACCGTCCCGAGGGGGCTTTCGTCAGTCGTCCCGCTTTGGAAGACGGCCCACGCTTGTGGAACACGGGTCCTCCGTACCTGGCGACCGTCAAGGATATGTATCAGATTGCCGTCACATGGACCGAGTACGCACCTCGAGTACTCGACGTCTACCCGAAACTGTTTGCCGAG ATGTACGGCTTTATCATTGCCACTGTACAGCTCAAGCTACCGCACACTTTGCTCAAATCCATTGTAGTGTCAACAACTACAGCCGC GCTGTCTGATGCTGTGGTGGACCAACCCATTGTCGATCGTTGTTACAGAAATCGGGAAGGTTGGCCGTTAGTGGACGCGATCCCAGACGACCAGATTTGTGATCCGTCAACGACGGCTAACATGCCGATTGGCTTACACTACTGCAAACGGTACATTTTGGAGCGCAACTTTTTTAGCAAGTACCGGCTGCGGAAAAACATAATGGACTGCGATAAGCCCCTGTTGCAGCCACCACCCACCGATATGGTGGTCCGGAAAATCGACTGGGGGATCTGGCCCCCACGAGCCGATCTTAGCGATCGTAACATCTACAACGAAGAACGCTCCAAAATTCGCAGCAAGCCGAAGCGAGAAGCTTTTATGCTGTGTAATTTGGTAAGATCCATTAACGAGGCACTACGGTATCACAAAGAGCTGGCGTGCGACGGAAATGCGAATTGGAACGAAGTGTACAATCTCTATGACGATCCAGCACGACATTGA
- a CDS encoding predicted protein, protein MGFELTQVLSDDKHYSVFVCGFCQNLVDLDAVVTAPCSHASCRQCWHVWVEQHCRQHRPAECLCPTCRVNVTLPDPVTPGTTALRIHGVNLALQPLAQTQPLAFRTLQQVQVACLHGNRCDWSGDYGDVSAHAEGHAAEETRSADTTVAHTPGRPSLRDSQSHSMSALFCRQKVQERRNTNPRPVVARTHAPATPQRKSRSLRGLLAGEQLVDPTAWMGSTESATNASAEDSMRMVPNGHNELRSPSPVDTDVSNTPDDPVTPGKASSCGDHGMGERWATNEADHGLLNTPPREDVADRVPASPQPESPRWTTNGINDSISTNPSPAKAPITPKRDEAPNLVKRTKSEEKTDFKRKLNRRQSHDEQNDDLEVSYSQSTDWNMSINSLGANVSALTNDSVSPMETVNEIDEIDFKQLLDSAGVADGALFSPERVKKMIDKAEKLKKQANAKFNKGDLVNSRELYTDGIKIMRKIPMESEQHKELVSQMYSNRAVTYFREKRFDSCALDCDKAIELLPTYEKSWIRKWRALMALGDFEAAYNCLETGSRVVPDSRRIQAELTKTQGEKELLFEAKQALDIGDFQRSKDILKPHARTSDNIGLLFLAAKADVGLGNVESALEKINKALRFNPTHSDGLELRGHTLFLSGDTEKGVHILQETFNRDKQNGNLETELNRCQNTHVAITKGRASVKRGRYAEAADFFSAAIKETGLIPTRCPLFEMLRTERAEAWLLSKKYLEALKDCQEVILIQRENATAWTVRAEVLAALGKPEEARRELLKIKRTWGAENPTIEEGYRRVDFELRVTTADKNLTEFIHQLEMGNTNVMSITANMDCESESKADPRAPTSRSDHRSARSRSKVRSQSDGHRSSSRARGDSHQKDRRGERRFSTGRSSPFHDRKARERRRSAGSGGKDDERHHNGQSRAAVKICDSAKVSPEGKVAKSSKEILERTQRELNEERKNRSRSQSIK, encoded by the coding sequence ATGGGGTTTGAGCTCACGCAAGTCCTATCGGACGACAAGCACTACAGTGTGTTTGTGTGCGGGTTCTGTCAGAATTTGGTCGACCTCGATGCGGTCGTGACCGCTCCGTGTTCCCACGCGTCGTGCCGGCAGTGCTGGCACGTGTGGGTGGAACAACACTGTCGGCAACACCGGCCGGCGGAATGTCTCTGTCCCACGTGCCGCGTCAACGTGACGCTGCCCGACCCAGTGACACCAGGGACGACGGCGCTCCGGATACACGGGGTCAACCTGGCTCTGCAACCACTCGCACAAACGCAGCCTTTGGCGTTTCGAACACTCCAACAAGTGCAAGTCGCGTGTTTGCACGGCAACCGTTGCGATTGGAGTGGAGACTACGGGGACGTGTCGGCACACGCGGAAGGTCACGCGGCGGAGGAAACAAGATCGGCCGACACGACGGTCGCACACACACCCGGACGGCCTTCGTTGAGGGACTCGCAGAGTCATTCCATGTCCGCCTTGTTCTGTCGCCAAAAGGTACAGGAGAGGAGGAACACAAATCCACGACCGGTGGTGGCTCGGACGCACGCGCCGGCTACGCCGCAGCGCAAGAGCCGGAGCTTGCGCGGACTGCTCGCGGGGGAACAGCTAGTAGACCCCACCGCGTGGATGGGTTCGACGGAATCCGCGACCAACGCCTCCGCGGAAGACAGTATGCGGATGGTACCAAATGGGCACAATGAGCTTCGATCACCATCGCCGGTGGACACGGATGTATCCAATACTCCCGACGATCCGGTTACTCCCGGAAAGGCATCGAGCTGTGGTGACCACGGAATGGGTGAAAGGTGGGCCACCAACGAGGCCGACCATGGTCTCCTCAATACTCCACCGCGAGAAGATGTGGCGGATCGGGTACCCGCCTCGCCTCAACCAGAATCTCCCCGCTGGACCACCAACGGAATCAACGACTCCATTTCGACGAATCCTTCGCCGGCCAAAGCACCCATTACTCCCAAACGAGACGAAGCGCCGAATCTCGTGAAACGCACCAAGTCCGAGGAGAAGACCGATTTCAAGCGGAAATTGAATCGAAGGCAATCTCACGACGAACAAAACGACGACCTGGAAGTTtcttacagtcaatcgaCGGACTGGAATATGTCCATCAACAGCCTTGGTGCCAACGTTTCTGCTCTGACCAACGATTCTGTATCGCCAATGGAAACCGTGAACGAAAtcgacgaaatcgacttCAAGCAGCTTTTGGACTCTGCAGGGGTGGCGGACGGGGCCCTTTTTTCTCCAGAGCGGGTAAAGAAAATGATCGACAAGGCAGAGAAACTGAAGAAACAAGCCAACGCCAAATTCAACAAGGGAGATTTAGTCAATTCTCGTGAGCTGTATACGGACGGAATAAAAATCATGCGAAAGATTCCCATGGAGTCGGAACAACACAAAGAACTAGTTTCACAGATGTACTCCAATCGAGCAGTTACTTACTTTCGAGAAAAGCGTTTCGACAGTTGTGCGTTGGACTGTGACAAAGCGATCGAACTACTGCCAACCTACGAGAAGTCATGGATTCGAAAGTGGAGGGCACTAATGGCTCTAGGTGACTTTGAAGCGGCCTACAATTGTCTAGAAACAGGGTCGAGAGTTGTCCCGGACTCTCGTCGTATTCAAGCAGAACTGACCAAGACTCAAGGCGAAAAGGAATTGCTCTTCGAGGCAAAACAGGCACTCGATATTGGGGACTTTCAGAGGAGTAAAGACATTTTGAAGCCGCACGCAAGGACGTCAGACAACATAGGACTCTTGTTTCTCGCGGCCAAAGCCGATGTAGGCCTTGGCAACGTGGAGTCTGCCTTGGAAAAGATCAACAAGGCACTGAGGTTCAACCCTACTCATTCGGATGGACTGGAATTGCGAGGGCACACTCTGTTTCTTTCGGGAGATACTGAAAAAGGCGTCCACATTTTGCAAGAAACATTTAACCGAgacaaacagaatggcaatcTGGAGACTGAATTAAATCGATGCCAGAATACCCATGTCGCCATTACCAAAGGCCGCGCTTCTGTAAAGCGTGGCCGCTATGCCGAGGCTGCCGATTTTTTTTCCGCTGCTATTAAGGAAACTGGACTGATACCAACTCGTTGTCCATTGTTCGAGATGCTTCGAACAGAAAGAGCAGAAGCGTGgcttttgtcaaaaaagTACCTCGAAGCACTCAAAGACTGCCAAGAAGTTATTTTGATTCAACGAGAAAACGCTACTGCATGGACCGTTCGTGCGGAAGTTCTAGCTGCGTTAGGGAAGCCAGAGGAAGCTAGACGGGAGTTGTTAAAAATCAAACGGACCTGGGGAGCAGAGAACCCGACGATTGAGGAAGGCTACAGACGTGTAGACTTTGAGCTTCGTGTAACGACGGCAGATAAGAACCTTACGGAGTTTATACATCAGCTTGAGATGGGTAACACCAATGTTATGTCCATCACAGCAAATATGGACTGCGAGTCAGAGAGCAAAGCTGATCCTCGAGCACCAACGTCGAGATCCGATCATCGATCGGCGCGGAGTCGTAGCAAGGTTCGAAGCCAAAGTGACGGCCATCGAAGTAGCAGTCGGGCACGAGGTGACAGTCACCAGAAAGATCGCCGAGGCGAGAGACGATTCAGCACGGGTCGATCCTCCCCTTTCCACGACCGAAAGGCAAGGGAGAGGCGAAGATCTGCTGGATCGGGCGGTAAGGACGATGAACGACATCACAATGGCCAGTCACGGGCGGCTGTGAAAATTTGCGACAGTGCAAAGGTCTCTCCAGAGGGAAAGGTCGCCAAGAGTTCAAAAGAGATACTGGAGCGCACTCAAAGGGAATTGAACGAAGAACGGAAGAACAGATCGCGATCGCAAAGTATCAAGTGA